A portion of the Anabas testudineus chromosome 22, fAnaTes1.2, whole genome shotgun sequence genome contains these proteins:
- the rab11fip1b gene encoding caldesmon, which translates to MSLMDQQWCPASVQVTVLQARGLRIKGKSGTNDAYAVMQVGKEKYQTSVAEKSVAPVWKEEAAFDLPPSPSGGGGERGTLRVHVMHRALVGPDKLLGQAVISLLQLSEDTARNKTEWFKLLDKTGKADKDRGEVLLDIQFMRNNMTASMFDLSAAGKSRSRLGKLKDKVRGKKKESDTVSSVVQSFTQVLTDSEEEANGDGEPAAEKDEKKKKHKMKSLFSPKSNLQRNMSQSLSVLPANSSLSGSQSSGLNVESSEGKKKFKFMLHKRSGSSDSKDSSSGLQKHSSGEHSNMCINGSHVYCEEPQPRTSRIGSNFSLTSSGHGSMEDVPERQHSAWTEEEEETAEVENIQENVDEEEEEERMRVEEEKVRRQEELEKLAEEKRRREEEEKKRMEEEKEEERVRREEECKRLEKSRLEEEERKRVAEEKARKEEDERKRREEEKAEEERRRREEEERVRKEEEEFKRLAEEKRKLEEQERRRIAEEKVRKEEEEKAEEERRRREEEERVRRQEEEFEKKRRLEEQERRQREEEERIREEERRQKEEERAKKEKEEYERLKLEEARKRVEAEEKERVRVEEERRRREEEAERVRREKEEKMRLEEQERRRIEEEEKRQREEQERIRKEEARRQEEEERARREKEVVEEKRRQEEKERKQREERIRQEEQEKIRMEEKRRQEEEERLRKQKMKRLAEEKKKQEEEETSRRLEEEKAEREREADKARQLEKEQKKRENQSRDGHEVAVESPAEVTSTNPFEDSYNPMEEDPKSSAQLDSSTGKVSNAQQRCHSVSSVEIKTISNDEKDLISVQREKRPAPQPPGRNQAEKQRDTDVSMRHQINKQSNDKDIKTASVLPQRSVQMIAPVSRSPTDTKSTQSLVQSSTTKGTTNAIQGKRPAPPRPRSVDDVPLSEQKVMTSIDNISADGPEAKQVQIVYGLNPFEDDEDENEAQDGNTGSLHWPPAVSQTESQTKIKSSKVARAPLPPAGTIITDNRAQVCEQESEAKTSVHAQKTPIQEIQPVVQNTVEEPGVKKEVPPTISRRLQPVKPLNPLEQQSVSVVQGQKDNKSTGILSEVQDKTKGNGAGLKGPYSQLTRDELISLVLKQEKQLSERDKKITELEQYIDNLLVRVMEEKPSILMSLSTMKKAV; encoded by the exons GCCGAGTccgagtggaggaggaggggagcgGGGCACGCTGCGCGTCCACGTCATGCACCGGGCCCTGGTGGGTCCAGACAAACTCCTGGGTCAGGCTGTCATcagtctgctgcagctcagtgaaGACACAGCCCGCAACAAGACTGA ATGGTTTAAGTTACTGGACAAGACTGGCAaagcagacaaagacagaggagaggtgCTTCTGGACATTCAGTTCATGAGAAACAACATGACTGCCAGCATGTTTGACCTGTCTGCTGCCGGCAAATCCCGCTCTCGTCTGGGCAAACTAAAGGACAAAGTTCGTGGCAAGAAAAAGGAATCAGACACCGTGTCTAGTGTGGTGCAATCCTTCACGCAGGTTCTgacagacagtgaggaggaggcaAATGGGGATGGTGAGCCAGCAGCAGAGAaggatgaaaagaagaagaaacataaaatgaaatccTTATTTTCTCCCAAGTCTAACCTGCAGAGGAACATGTCTCAGTCTTTGTCTGTTCTGCCTGCTAACTCCTCGCTGAGCGGAAGCCAATCGTCTGGTCTGAATGTGGAGTCATCTGAAG GTAAGAAGAAATTCAAGTTCATGTTACATAAACGCTCAGGTAGCTCAGACAGCAAAGATTCCTCCTCTGGCCTCCAAAAACACAGCTCTGGGGAACACAGTAACATGTGCATCAATGGCAGCCATGTTTACTGCGAGGAGCCGCAACCTCGGACTTCTCGCATTGGCTCAAACTTCAGTCTGACCAGTTCAGGCCACGGATCAATGGAAGATGTTCCTGAAAGACAACATTCAGCCTGGAccgaggaagaggaagagacagcAGAAGTAGAAAATATACAAGAGAAtgtggatgaagaggaggaagaggaaagaatgagggtggaggaggagaaagtgagGAGGCAAGAAGAGTTAGAGAAATTGGctgaagagaagaggagacgagaggaagaagaaaaaaagaggatggaagaagagaag gaagaggagagggtaaggagagaagaagaatgtAAAAGATta GAAAAGAGCAGGctagaggaagaagaaagaaaaagggttGCAGAGGAGAAAGCTagaaaggaggaagatgagaggaaaaggagagaagaggaaaaagctgaggaagagaggaggaggcgagaagaagaggagagggttagaaaggaagaagaagagtttaaaAGATtagcagaggaaaagaggaaactagaggaacaagagagaagaaggaTTGCAGAAGAGAAAGTtagaaaggaggaagaggaaaaggctgaggaagaaaggaggaggagagaggaagaggagcggGTTCGGAGACAAGAGGAGGAGTTtgagaagaaaaggagactAGAAGAACAAGAAAGGAGGCAacgggaggaagaggaaaggattagggaagaggagagaagacaaaaggaggaggagagggctaagaaagaaaaggaagaataTGAAAGATTGAAACTAGAGGAAGCAAGGAAAAGGGTTGAGgcagaagaaaaggaaagagttagggtggaggaagagaggaggaggagagaagaggaagcagagagagttaggagggaaaaggaagaaaagatgAGACTAGAggaacaggagaggaggagaattgaggaagaggagaaacgACAAAGAGAGGAACAAGAAAGGATCAGAAAAGAAGAGGCAAGaagacaagaggaagaggaaagagcaaggagggagaaggaggtggtagaagagaaaaggagacaagaggaaaaggagaggaaacagagagaggaaagaatTAGACAGGAAGAGCAAGAGAAGATTaggatggaggaaaaaaggagacaagaggaagaggagaggttAAGGaagcaaaaaatgaaaagattagcagaggaaaagaagaagcaagaagaagaggagacatCAAGAAggctggaagaggagaaagctgaaagagagagggaagcagACAAAGCCaggcagctggagaaagagcagaagaaaagagaaaatcagtCAAGAGATGGACACGAAGTTGCAGTGGAGAGTCCTGCAGAAGTTACTTCTACTAATCCATTTGAGGATTCATATAATCCCATGGAGGAGGATCCAAAGTCATCTGCTCAACTAGACAGCAGCACAGGCAAAGTGTCTAATGCCCAACAAAG ATGTCACTCTGTGTCATCAGTGGAAATCAAGACCATTTCCAATGATGAAAAGGACCTGATTAGTGTTCAACGGGAAAAGCGACCAGCTCCTCAACCTCCAGGAAGAAATCAAGCTGAGAAACAGAGGGATACAGATGTATCTATGAGACATCAAATTAACAAGCAGAGTAAcgacaaagacataaaaactgCCAGTGTTCTCCCTCAGCGCTCTGTGCAAATGATTGCTCCTGTGAGTAGGTCTCCCACAGATACTAAAAGCACCCAGAGCTTAGTGCAAAGTAGTACCACCAAAGGAACAACTAATGCCATACAGGGTAAACGTCCTGCACCACCTAGACCTCGTTCTGTGGATGATGTGCCATTGTCTGAACAAAAAGTTATGACTTCTATTGACAACATTTCTGCAGATGGCCCAGAAGCAAAACAAGTCCAGATTGTTTATGGCTTAAATCCATTTGAAGATGAcgaagatgaaaatgaagcacAAGATGGTAACACTGGTTCACTGCACTGGCCTCCAGCTGTGTCACAAACTGAGAgtcaaacaaaaatcaaatccTCAAAGGTGGCCCGTGCTCCTCTACCACCTGCAGGCACGATTATAACCGATAACCGTGCCCAGGTGTGTGAACAAGAGTCGGAGGCCAAAACCTCTGTGCATGCCCAGAAGACTCCAATACAGGAGATCCAGCCTGTAGTGCAGAATACAGTGGAGGAACCGGGTGTGAAGAAGGAGGTGCCTCCTACAATTTCACGCAG gCTCCAACCTGTAAAACCCCTTAATCCTCTGGAACAGCAGTCTGTCTCAGTCGTTCAAGGGCAAAAAGATAACAAATCCACAGGAATCCTCAGTGAGGTTCAGGACAAAACAAAG GGAAACGGTGCTGGGCTGAAAGGGCCGTACTCCCAGCTGACTCGAGATGAACTCATCTCTCTGGTACTGaagcaggaaaaacagctttcagagagagacaaaaagataACAGAACTGGAGCAGTACATAGACAACTTACTTGTGCGTGTCATGGAAGAAAAACCAAGTATCCTCATGTCCTTGAGCACTATGAAGAAGGCTGTATAG